Proteins encoded by one window of Cydia splendana chromosome 14, ilCydSple1.2, whole genome shotgun sequence:
- the LOC134797065 gene encoding uncharacterized protein LOC134797065 — translation MESKRSRCCSSTMCCGMPVEKGCFIFSVVNIVICSLGALASLGSLIFILVLWCNPTVLSEVVVDWTYIGISVASCVGSVIALTFAVALCHGLRKNKKRYIMAYLIYGMISVALSAIGTVVFIWLAWGQLYVVLYAMIPLGVCVIYSITLLLVYQTYVVLSERAPVTGHTRLLTTDDC, via the exons ATGGAATCAAA AAGGTCTCGTTGCTGCTCGTCCACGATGTGCTGCGGCATGCCGGTGGAAAAAGGGTGCTTCATATTCTCGGTCGTCAATATC GTTATATGCAGTTTGGGTGCACTCGCCAGCCTCGGTTCCCTGATCTTCATCCTAGTCCTGTGGTGTAACCCCACGGTCCTCAGCGAGGTGGTGGTAGACTGGACGTACATAGGCATAAGCGTGGCTAGCTGCGTTGGCTCAGTCATAGCGCTTACCTTCGCGGTTGCACTCTGCCATGGTTTGCGTAAG AACAAGAAACGCTACATAATGGCGTACCTGATATACGGGATGATCTCAGTGGCCCTGAGCGCCATAGGCACCGTGGTTTTCATCTGGCTGGCGTGGGGTCAACTGTACGTTGTGTTATACGCAATGATCCCCCTTGGGGTTTgcg TAATATATTCGATAACGCTGCTGCTTGTGTACCAGACATACGTGGTGCTTTCCGAACGCGCCCCCGTCACGGGACACACCAGATTGCTCACTACGGATGATTGTTGA
- the LOC134797058 gene encoding uncharacterized protein LOC134797058: MCYQGKFFYCIPVKTACYVLAIINAIVNAVTLGCFSIQGVVYLLAAVVSFCVGGGNKTGGDRFKRSMVVTDQGMYDYWVPFEYLLPLCWVFSLLTFIFSVLLCCGLDNCKVRQVRAYFIYGCIVTVLAFLASMVQIIVKEESLLGLWGLMGCALHSLFLVLVHYTHAKMAADAMFTDHRPLNDEHSRDSKRDVKLHTVI, translated from the exons ATGTGTTACCAGGGCAAATTCTTCTACTGCATCCCAGTCAAGACGGCCTGCTACGTTTTGGCCATTATAAATGCG ATCGTTAACGCGGTGACCTTGGGATGTTTCAGTATTCAGGGGGTAGTATACCTACTAGCAGCTGTCGTCAGCTTCTGCGTCGGCGGTGGTAACAAAACAG GCGGTGATCGTTTTAAGCGTAGCATGGTGGTCACGGATCAAGGCATGTACGACTACTGGGTTCCTTTTGAGTACCTTCTTCCCTTATGTTGGGTGTTCTCTCTTCTCACCTTCATCTTCTCTGTACTGCTGTGCTGTGGCCTCGATAAT tGTAAGGTGAGACAGGTGAGGGCGTATTTCATCTACGGCTGCATAGTCACAGTCCTCGCGTTCTTGGCTTCCATGGTCCAGATCATCGTCAAGGAAGAATCGTTGCTTGGTCTGTGGGGGCTCATGGGGTGTG CTCTCCACTCGCTATTTCTCGTGCTAGTGCACTACACGCACGCCAAGATGGCCGCCGACGCCATGTTTACAGATCACCGACCTCTGAACGACGAACACTCAAGGGACTCTAAGAGAGACGTAAAATTACATACGGTGATctaa